In a single window of the Bdellovibrionales bacterium genome:
- a CDS encoding pyridoxine 5'-phosphate synthase, whose product MAILSVNVNKVATLRNARGKHLPDVLQAALKIISYGGQGITVHPRPDERHVRWTDVEALKAHISVELNIEGYPSNEFLIKVTDILPAQCTLVPDSPHVITSNAGWRMKGNEKVLQTAVPLLKERGIRVSLFVDPYTITTQELIEMRDMGVDRIELYTEAYCEAFGTPQQNEVLKIYQQCAELAQTMGLDVNAGHDLNLHNLSTFARAIPFLKEVSIGHALVCDALDFGWQVTVQKYLQCLK is encoded by the coding sequence ATGGCCATCCTAAGCGTAAATGTGAATAAAGTGGCGACCTTGCGGAATGCTCGCGGGAAGCATTTGCCTGATGTTTTGCAGGCGGCTTTAAAGATTATTAGTTATGGGGGGCAGGGGATTACGGTTCATCCGCGGCCGGATGAGCGTCATGTGCGTTGGACGGATGTCGAGGCGCTTAAGGCTCATATCTCTGTGGAGCTCAATATCGAAGGTTATCCCTCCAATGAGTTTTTGATTAAGGTGACAGATATTTTGCCAGCGCAGTGTACTTTGGTCCCGGATTCTCCTCATGTGATCACTTCCAATGCGGGGTGGAGAATGAAAGGGAATGAAAAAGTTCTGCAGACTGCAGTTCCACTCCTTAAAGAGCGCGGGATTCGTGTTTCGCTTTTTGTGGATCCTTATACGATCACCACTCAAGAGCTCATTGAAATGCGGGACATGGGTGTGGATCGCATTGAACTCTACACCGAGGCCTATTGTGAGGCCTTTGGCACTCCTCAGCAGAATGAAGTTCTAAAAATCTATCAGCAGTGTGCCGAGCTGGCTCAAACTATGGGGCTTGATGTGAATGCGGGACACGATCTCAATTTACACAACTTATCGACTTTCGCTCGCGCCATTCCTTTTCTTAAAGAGGTCTCTATTGGGCATGCACTGGTTTGCGATGCTTTAGATTTTGGCTGGCAAGTGACTGTTCAAAAATATCTGCAGTGTCTTAAGTAG